The following proteins come from a genomic window of bacterium:
- a CDS encoding glycerophosphodiester phosphodiesterase family protein, giving the protein EDGTPAVECDVRRTRDGHLVVIHDPTVDRTTDGGGLVGSLTLDELRRLDAGRWFGPEWAGQRLPLFDEVLEAVRGRALIKIEIKNDPAPAEGIERQVVDAVRRHQMEEEAFVMSFDHQAVLAVRGAAPRIATGVLYAARLVDPVSAARAADADALCVQWGYLDQEVVARARRAGLGIFTWTVDDEEMFRRCLDLGVDGVTSNDTRLIARMARG; this is encoded by the coding sequence TGGAGGATGGGACCCCGGCCGTCGAGTGCGATGTGCGCCGCACGCGAGACGGCCACCTAGTCGTCATCCACGATCCCACCGTGGACCGGACGACGGACGGCGGGGGCCTCGTCGGATCACTGACTCTCGACGAACTGCGCCGGCTCGACGCGGGTCGATGGTTCGGGCCTGAGTGGGCGGGTCAGCGGCTGCCGCTGTTCGACGAGGTGCTGGAGGCCGTTCGCGGGCGCGCGCTGATCAAGATCGAGATCAAGAACGATCCCGCACCCGCCGAGGGGATCGAGCGCCAGGTTGTCGATGCCGTCCGGCGTCACCAGATGGAGGAGGAGGCGTTCGTGATGTCCTTCGACCATCAGGCCGTCCTTGCTGTGCGAGGCGCGGCCCCGCGGATCGCGACCGGCGTCCTGTACGCTGCACGGCTCGTCGATCCGGTCTCGGCCGCGCGCGCGGCGGACGCCGACGCCCTCTGCGTCCAGTGGGGGTACCTCGATCAGGAGGTCGTCGCGCGGGCCCGCCGCGCCGGGCTCGGGATCTTTACGTGGACCGTCGATGATGAGGAGATGTTTCGGCGATGCCTGGACCTCGGCGTCGACGGCGTGACCTCGAACGACACGCGCCTTATCGCACGGATGGCGCGCGGGTGA
- a CDS encoding sugar ABC transporter permease → MTALQPEARPVMPGTAATPAGVWREPRSAGRGEFVAALGYLLPSLVVFAMFVFYPLIKNLQLSLYETSPLGGLGLFVGVANYTQLIHDPAFLNSLRVSFLFALYTVPAGILLGLPLAMLANRRIRGIVIFRTAYSFTIAVSIAAAALIWEWLLDPNVGVLNYLLSFLHVHKVGWLIDPRFALPAVAATTVWKDLGFNVVVLLAALQGVSDELIEAARIDGAGRWASFRNVVVPAISPALFFVGVVSTISVLQSFGQVNILTQGGPVDATNVIVYSIYRNAFFNFRFGLAAAQAMLLFVLVLILTGLQFTVFERFVTYQ, encoded by the coding sequence ATGACCGCGCTTCAGCCGGAGGCACGCCCCGTGATGCCGGGGACCGCCGCGACCCCTGCCGGCGTCTGGCGTGAGCCCCGCTCCGCGGGGAGAGGCGAGTTCGTGGCGGCGCTCGGCTACCTCCTCCCGTCGCTCGTCGTTTTCGCGATGTTTGTCTTTTACCCCCTTATCAAGAACCTGCAGCTGAGCTTGTATGAGACGAGTCCTCTTGGAGGGCTGGGCCTGTTCGTCGGGGTGGCCAACTACACCCAGTTGATCCATGACCCCGCGTTCCTGAACAGCCTGCGGGTGAGCTTCCTGTTCGCCCTGTACACGGTTCCGGCCGGCATCCTGCTCGGACTGCCACTCGCCATGCTGGCGAACCGGCGGATCCGAGGGATCGTAATATTCCGGACAGCCTACTCGTTCACGATCGCCGTGAGCATTGCCGCAGCGGCGCTGATCTGGGAGTGGCTGCTCGACCCGAACGTCGGCGTCCTCAACTACCTGCTGAGCTTTCTCCACGTTCACAAAGTCGGGTGGCTCATCGACCCTCGGTTCGCCCTTCCCGCGGTGGCCGCCACGACGGTGTGGAAAGATCTGGGCTTCAACGTGGTGGTGCTGCTCGCGGCGCTCCAGGGGGTCTCGGACGAACTGATCGAGGCGGCGAGGATCGACGGCGCGGGGCGATGGGCCTCGTTCCGTAACGTGGTGGTCCCCGCGATCTCGCCCGCGCTGTTCTTCGTCGGCGTCGTCTCCACGATCAGCGTGCTCCAGTCGTTCGGCCAGGTCAACATCCTGACCCAAGGAGGTCCTGTGGACGCGACCAACGTGATCGTGTACTCGATCTACCGCAACGCGTTCTTCAACTTTAGATTTGGCCTGGCCGCGGCCCAGGCGATGCTGCTGTTCGTTCTGGTGCTGATCTTGACCGGCCTGCAGTTCACCGTGTTCGAGCGGTTCGTGACCTACCAGTGA
- a CDS encoding carbohydrate ABC transporter permease — protein sequence MTAPTPVAQSRPAAAVPLLRKGRRDLRRMAADRGLDLLMVALALFVLFPLLYALGTSLKTAAEVNQYPPTLWPHVFNAANYPDALRVAPIARFLLNSFIQSGAVTIGQIVTAALAAFAFSFIEFPGRQALFFLFLSTLMIPAEVTLIPNYLTVRSLGWLNSYPALVAPFLATAFGTFLLRQFFLTVPRELWDAARIDGCSRRRFLVQILAPLARPAFATLAIYAFLSTWNQYLWPLLVINSQQMRTVQIGLAILQSQESVSWSLVMAGIVLIVAPTIFLFLIGYRHVVRGLTAGAVKG from the coding sequence GTGACAGCCCCGACCCCCGTCGCCCAGTCCCGGCCGGCCGCGGCGGTGCCACTCCTCCGCAAGGGCCGGCGTGACCTGCGGCGCATGGCGGCGGACCGCGGGCTCGACCTCCTGATGGTCGCCCTGGCGCTTTTCGTGCTGTTCCCGCTGCTGTACGCGCTCGGCACCAGCCTGAAGACCGCCGCCGAAGTGAACCAGTACCCTCCCACGCTCTGGCCTCATGTTTTCAACGCCGCCAACTACCCGGACGCCTTGCGGGTCGCGCCGATCGCCCGGTTCCTCCTCAACTCGTTCATTCAGTCCGGGGCGGTGACCATAGGCCAGATCGTCACGGCGGCCCTCGCCGCCTTCGCATTCAGCTTCATCGAATTCCCGGGACGGCAGGCGCTCTTCTTCCTCTTCCTCTCCACCTTGATGATCCCGGCCGAGGTCACCTTGATCCCCAACTATCTGACGGTGCGAAGCCTGGGCTGGCTCAACAGCTATCCAGCCCTCGTCGCCCCGTTCCTGGCGACCGCGTTTGGGACATTCCTCCTCCGCCAGTTTTTCCTGACCGTTCCCCGGGAGCTGTGGGATGCGGCGCGGATCGACGGGTGCTCCCGGCGCCGCTTTTTGGTGCAGATTCTCGCCCCGCTCGCGCGTCCGGCGTTCGCGACGCTGGCGATCTATGCGTTCCTCTCGACCTGGAACCAGTACCTCTGGCCCCTGCTGGTGATCAACTCACAGCAGATGCGGACGGTCCAGATCGGCCTCGCGATCCTGCAATCGCAGGAATCGGTGTCGTGGAGCCTCGTGATGGCGGGGATCGTGTTGATCGTCGCCCCCACGATCTTCTTGT